One region of Primulina tabacum isolate GXHZ01 chromosome 1, ASM2559414v2, whole genome shotgun sequence genomic DNA includes:
- the LOC142551711 gene encoding transcription factor ICE1-like — translation MLPGMVWAEDGTGEGETESWAQKINEDGGLENEEELGTGALSNFKSMIGAEEDDWYVCGGGGSATGTTSNHLGSINDISFSSGFPEAESSQLFIQTVDSSASCSPTSASVFSNLDPCDQVNYFLPPKYSMNPMLNNTTLDGGFDLGCGNGCLENVLNRGGGILGDGFSDLSAQAQFGAFNWSSANNLLQFPQGSGGFGAFGYGESSMQGNSLFNRFKILKPLENFTSRGAQPTLFQKRAALKKNLTDNDSKNSGSLNLGVEFNEISYIAPNISTFMEGYDKKRKLSGENDVSFEESNLNYDSDDQFLENCGIDKVEGSCENGGNDSNANGTVTGGKKKGLPAKNLMAERRRRKKLNDRLYMLRSVVPKISKMDRASILGDAIDYLKELLQKINDLHNELESTPSISSPTPSSTFYPATPTGPRLSTLVKEELCPPATFPNPVSIPTGQPAKVEVRLREGRAVNIHMFCGRRPGLLLSTMRALDNLGLDIQQAVISCFNGFALDIFRAEQCKQGPDLHPDQIKAILLDSAAFHGVV, via the exons ATGTTGCCTGGCATGGTTTGGGCTGAAGATGGTACAGGAGAGGGTGAAACGGAGTCATGGGCTCAAAAAATTAATGAAGACGGTGGCTTGGAGAATGAAGAAGAGTTGGGAACAGGTGCGCTTTCGAATTTTAAGTCCATGATTGGAGCTGAAGAGGATGACTGGTACGTCTGCGGGGGCGGGGGTTCCGCCACAGGCACCACCAGCAACCACCTAGGGAGCATTAATGATATCTCGTTTTCATCAGGCTTTCCTGAAGCTGAGAGCAGTCAGCTGTTTATACAGACGGTGGATTCTTCCGCCTCTTGTTCCCCAACTTCAGCTTCGGTTTTCAGTAATCTTGATCCGTGTGATCAGGTAAACTATTTTCTGCCCCCGAAGTATTCAATGAACCCAATGCTTAACAACACTACTCTGGATGGAGGCTTTGATTTGGGTTGTGGGAATGGGTGTCTTGAAAATGTTTTGAATAGGGGTGGCGGGATTCTTGGTGATGGTTTCAGTGATTTGAGTGCTCAGGCACAGTTCGGTGCTTTTAATTGGAGCTCCGCTAATAATTTGCTCCAATTTCCCCAAGGAAGTGGTGGATTTGGTGCGTTTGGGTATGGGGAAAGCTCGATGCAGGGAAATTCCTTGTTCAATAGGTTCAAGATTTTGAAGCCACTCGAAAATTTTACCTCGCGTGGAGCACAACCTACTCTTTTCCAGAAGAGGGCTGCCCTGAAGAAGAATCTTACCGATAACGATAGCAAAAACTCGGGGTCTTTGAATTTAGGTGTTGAATTTAATGAAATAAGCTATATAGCTCCAAATATTTCAACTTTTATGGAAGGATATGATAAGAAGAGGAAACTAAGTGGTGAGAATGATGTGAGCTTCGAGGAATCTAATCTGAATTATGACTCTGATGATCAATTCTTGGAGAATTGTGGTATCGATAAGGTGGAAGGGAGTTGTGAAAATGGTGGAAACGACTCAAATGCAAATGGCACCGTGACAGGTGGGAAGAAGAAGGGGCTTCCAGCCAAGAATTTGATGGCTGAAAGGCGCCGGAGGAAGAAGCTCAATGATAGGCTTTACATGTTGAGGTCAGTTGTTCCAAAGATCAGCAAG ATGGACAGGGCATCGATACTTGGGGATGCAATTGATTACTTAAAGGAACTTCTTCAAAAGATCAACGACCTCCATAATGAGCTGGAATCTACCCCTTCTATCTCCTCTCCAACTCCATCATCGACTTTCTATCCGGCGACACCCACCGGTCCCCGACTTTCGACACTTGTTAAGGAAGAACTTTGTCCCCCTGCTACATTCCCAAATCCAGTCTCGATCCCAACTGGACAACCAGCTAAG GTCGAGGTGAGGCTAAGAGAAGGGAGAGCGGTGAACATCCATATGTTCTGTGGCCGCAGGCCCGGGCTCTTACTCTCGACTATGAGGGCTCTGGACAACCTTGGTCTGGACATTCAGCAAGCTGTTATTAGCTGCTTCAATGGGTTCGCATTGGATATTTTTCGTGCCGAG CAATGTAAACAAGGCCCGGACCTTCATCCCGACCAAATCAAGGCAATACTATTGGATTCTGCGGCCTTCCATGGAGTGGTGTGA